A single genomic interval of Oceanithermus profundus DSM 14977 harbors:
- a CDS encoding inorganic diphosphatase — protein sequence MANLHDIPIGDGAPQTVHMIIEVPHGSANKYEFDEATGMVKLDRVLPGAQFYPGDYGFIPQTLAEDGDPLDGIILSSYPLLPGVLVETRVVGLLHMEDEKGPDSKVLAVVAEDPRLDAIQDLADVPPGKRDEIANFFETYKALEAKKGKWVKVTGWGGRDAAVAEVEACMKRYREGA from the coding sequence ATGGCCAACCTGCACGACATTCCCATCGGCGACGGCGCACCCCAGACGGTGCACATGATCATCGAGGTGCCCCACGGGTCGGCGAACAAGTACGAGTTCGACGAGGCCACCGGCATGGTCAAGCTCGACCGCGTCCTCCCCGGGGCCCAGTTCTACCCGGGGGACTACGGCTTCATCCCCCAGACCCTCGCCGAGGACGGCGACCCCCTGGACGGGATCATCCTCTCCAGCTACCCGCTCCTCCCCGGCGTCCTCGTCGAGACCCGGGTCGTCGGGCTGTTGCACATGGAGGACGAGAAGGGCCCCGACTCCAAGGTGCTCGCGGTGGTGGCCGAGGACCCGCGGCTCGACGCGATCCAGGACCTGGCCGACGTGCCCCCGGGCAAGCGCGACGAGATCGCCAACTTCTTCGAGACCTACAAGGCGCTCGAGGCCAAGAAGGGCAAGTGGGTCAAGGTCACCGGCTGGGGCGGCCGCGACGCCGCCGTGGCCGAGGTGGAAGCCTGCATGAAGCGCTACCGGGAAGGCGCCTGA
- a CDS encoding polyprenyl synthetase family protein, producing the protein MTPLARQIQRTLLAALPDPEAAPRPELAAYARLLRDYPERGGKMLRGRLVVLTARAYGDDTAALGVAAALELFQNWVLVHDDIEDDSDERRGRPALHRLVPMPLALNAGDALHAAMWRLLAEAGARRKVLLEFAELVETTASGQHLDLSWTLEGRFDLTPDDYLEMVRRKAAYYTAVAPLRLGALVAGRMPDPAFARAGLELGVAFQIVDDVLNLEGDPAAYGKEAAGDLWEGKRTLILLDWLASAAPEERARAEALLRRPRAEKDPAEVAWLHERLLASGAVARARERARRMAEPALAELERAFAPLPGREAAREALDLLAALVWRER; encoded by the coding sequence GTGACCCCGCTCGCCCGGCAGATCCAGCGCACCCTGCTCGCCGCCCTGCCCGATCCCGAAGCCGCGCCGCGGCCCGAACTGGCCGCCTACGCGCGGCTTCTGCGCGACTACCCCGAGCGGGGGGGCAAGATGCTGCGCGGCCGCCTCGTCGTTCTCACCGCGCGCGCCTACGGCGACGACACCGCGGCGCTGGGGGTGGCGGCGGCGCTCGAGCTCTTCCAGAACTGGGTGCTGGTCCACGACGACATCGAGGACGACTCCGACGAACGCCGCGGCCGCCCGGCGCTGCACCGGCTCGTGCCCATGCCGCTTGCCCTCAACGCCGGCGACGCCCTGCACGCGGCGATGTGGCGCCTGCTCGCCGAGGCGGGGGCGCGCCGCAAGGTACTGCTCGAGTTCGCCGAGCTCGTCGAGACGACGGCCAGCGGGCAGCACCTCGACCTCAGCTGGACGCTCGAGGGCCGCTTCGACCTCACCCCGGACGACTACCTCGAGATGGTGCGGCGCAAGGCCGCCTACTACACCGCCGTGGCCCCACTGCGGCTGGGGGCGCTAGTCGCCGGCCGGATGCCCGACCCCGCCTTCGCCCGCGCCGGGCTCGAGCTGGGCGTCGCCTTCCAGATCGTCGACGACGTGCTCAACCTCGAGGGCGACCCCGCGGCCTACGGCAAGGAGGCCGCGGGCGACCTCTGGGAGGGGAAGCGCACCCTGATCCTGCTCGACTGGCTGGCCTCCGCCGCACCCGAAGAGCGCGCCCGCGCCGAGGCGCTCCTGCGCCGGCCGCGGGCCGAGAAGGATCCGGCCGAGGTGGCCTGGTTGCACGAACGCCTGCTCGCGTCGGGGGCGGTGGCGCGCGCCCGCGAGCGCGCCCGGCGGATGGCCGAGCCGGCCCTCGCCGAGCTGGAGCGCGCCTTCGCGCCCCTGCCCGGACGGGAGGCCGCCCGCGAGGCGCTCGACCTCCTGGCCGCGCTGGTCTGGCGCGAGCGCTAG
- a CDS encoding FTR1 family iron permease — protein MNGSRVFHVALAWAGLSGAALAQTAGWTWGMTSAATIVLREGLEAALVLGAVLVYLRAAGAGARLLRGLWGGVAAALLASAAAWWASSLLLGMSEAGREVLEGVTALLAAGVLFFVINWLFHQAYVVDWTERMRTRARAAVARGSALGLAVLGFLVVFREGFETVLFFRALLAQVPASAAGAGFLAGVGVTALVVAALARSGRRLPLRRAFQVSGWLLLLLAISFVGNGVHELQEAGWLPETAWWAGVFDRALLSWAGLRGTLETLGSQAAYLLLLAVSFALARRRARRLEA, from the coding sequence ATGAACGGTTCGCGTGTCTTCCACGTTGCCCTGGCCTGGGCGGGGCTTTCGGGCGCGGCCCTGGCCCAGACGGCGGGCTGGACCTGGGGGATGACGAGCGCCGCGACGATCGTGCTCCGGGAGGGGCTCGAGGCCGCGCTGGTGCTGGGCGCCGTCCTCGTCTACCTGCGCGCCGCGGGCGCGGGCGCGCGCCTGCTGCGGGGCCTCTGGGGCGGCGTCGCCGCCGCGCTGCTGGCGAGCGCCGCGGCCTGGTGGGCCTCGAGCCTGCTCCTGGGGATGAGCGAGGCCGGCCGCGAGGTGCTCGAGGGCGTCACCGCCCTGCTGGCGGCGGGGGTGCTCTTCTTCGTGATCAACTGGCTCTTCCACCAGGCCTACGTGGTGGACTGGACCGAGCGCATGCGCACGCGGGCGCGCGCGGCCGTGGCCCGCGGCTCGGCGCTGGGGCTCGCGGTCCTGGGTTTCCTGGTCGTCTTCCGCGAGGGGTTCGAGACCGTGCTCTTCTTCCGGGCGCTGCTCGCCCAGGTCCCCGCGAGCGCCGCGGGGGCGGGCTTCCTCGCCGGCGTGGGCGTGACCGCGCTGGTCGTGGCGGCCCTGGCCAGGAGCGGGCGGCGGCTGCCGCTGCGCCGGGCCTTCCAGGTTTCCGGCTGGCTGCTCCTGCTGCTGGCGATCAGCTTCGTGGGCAACGGGGTGCACGAACTCCAGGAGGCCGGCTGGCTGCCCGAGACCGCCTGGTGGGCGGGCGTCTTCGACCGCGCGCTGCTGAGCTGGGCGGGGCTGCGCGGCACCCTCGAGACCCTGGGCTCCCAGGCCGCCTACCTGTTGCTGCTCGCGGTGAGCTTCGCCCTCGCGCGCCGGCGCGCGCGCCGCTTGGAGGCCTAG